The following is a genomic window from Nitrososphaerales archaeon.
CGTCGAACAAGAGCACGTTGGGGTTGTCCACGATGGCCCAAGCGATTAGAATCCTCTGGAGTTGTCCTCCGGACAATGACCCCAGCGACTGGCTCAGGATTTCCTTGTCCAAGCCGACAGAACTTACGCACGCCTCGAAATCGGTCTTGCACTTGAACCTTAGGAACTCTTCCACAGATATCGGAAGGTCTGTCGCAACTAGGCTCTGGGGAACGTACCCGACTCTCACCTTTTCCCTCCAGCTGATGGATCCCGAGTATGGGACCAGGTTCAGCAGCGACCTGAACAACGTTGTTTTGCCGCCGCCGTTCGGGCCGACGATAGCTAGGGTGGTGCCCCTCTTCACCCTGAAGGTCACATCTTGGAGTATGGCTCCGTTCTTGGAAACCACGCCCAAGTTGGAGACGGCCAGCAGGTAATCGGTTGCTTCCCCGGTCTGGTCAAGAGTCCTGCTCTTGCCCGAACCCAGGCCACCCAATTCAAGCACACCCACTCACTCTAGTTTGATTGCGCCCGCCGTAAAGAAGAACGTATAGCCGGTAACCCGCGATTCATCTAACATGCATGAATTTGGCGTCCTTTAAACAATGGGCGCGCGCCGTGTGGGTTAAGAAGCCAGTTACTTGCCCAACTCCTGGCCGAAAATGCTTCGGAAGGTGTCGGTATTGCCAATCACGTTCCTTGGCAGTGGCAGCGGCCGCGTAG
Proteins encoded in this region:
- a CDS encoding metal ABC transporter ATP-binding protein, giving the protein MGGLGSGKSRTLDQTGEATDYLLAVSNLGVVSKNGAILQDVTFRVKRGTTLAIVGPNGGGKTTLFRSLLNLVPYSGSISWREKVRVGYVPQSLVATDLPISVEEFLRFKCKTDFEACVSSVGLDKEILSQSLGSLSGGQLQRILIAWAIVDNPNVLLFDEPTSGVDIGAEEPIYQKVTRLKETLGITVLLISHNMHVVMHYSDKVLALNRRVMFFGDTNTVTHSNLLGMMYGGEFDVSGDEHTDRE